One Paenibacillus sp. FSL H7-0737 DNA segment encodes these proteins:
- a CDS encoding peroxiredoxin, with translation MAERLVGRPAPDFTMQTVSGDGKDFGKVSLSDYRGKWLVFFFYPLDFTFVCPTEITALSEAAAQFEALDTEILGASVDSIHSHKAWINTPKDSNGLGRLNFPLAADITKQVAKDYGILIEEEGIALRGLFIIDPEGELKYQVVNHNDVGRSVEETLRVLQALQSGGLCPMNWKPGDRNL, from the coding sequence ATGGCTGAACGTTTAGTAGGTAGACCAGCTCCAGATTTTACTATGCAAACCGTATCAGGTGATGGTAAGGATTTTGGTAAAGTAAGTCTGTCCGACTATCGTGGCAAATGGCTGGTATTCTTCTTTTATCCTCTGGACTTCACTTTTGTATGTCCGACTGAAATCACAGCTCTCAGTGAAGCGGCTGCGCAGTTCGAAGCGCTTGATACAGAAATTCTCGGCGCAAGTGTTGATTCGATCCACAGCCACAAAGCATGGATCAATACACCTAAGGATTCGAATGGTCTTGGCCGTTTGAATTTCCCGCTTGCTGCTGATATTACTAAACAAGTTGCTAAAGACTACGGCATTCTGATTGAAGAAGAAGGAATTGCATTGCGTGGATTGTTCATCATTGATCCTGAAGGTGAATTGAAATATCAGGTCGTTAATCACAATGATGTAGGTCGCAGCGTAGAAGAAACACTTCGTGTCCTGCAAGCCCTGCAATCTGGTGGCTTATGCCCAATGAACTGGAAACCAGGTGACAGAAACCTTTAA
- a CDS encoding response regulator, giving the protein MIQAVLVDDERLALVKLEFMLKEMEAVHIIASYTDPVQAIQEAPALEPDVIFIDIEMPEVSGLQAAAILQEVCPNANIVFVTAYNQYAVEAFELNAIDYILKPVRHDRLFKTVQRLEDRLKFAPKSTEVAHELTIRCFQSLRFERGGQPLNNLRWRTSKAQELFAFLLHNRNRFVSKDTLIDLLWPDFNLKKASTHLYTTIYQVRQCLKQSEVDLHISNVSGGEGYTLETGPLLIDAAQWEHNILALESIGEDNCAEHQSLFELYSGDYFGDYDYLWAEGERQRLRTIWLHHAMGMAQFYIDNNRVPEAVTVYQKVVQLQPYFEQGHLGLMKVYDSIGERSAVEEQYKNLTELLKGDLSIGLPAVVQDWYEEWELHNLRIRSKK; this is encoded by the coding sequence ATGATTCAAGCAGTATTAGTGGACGATGAACGCCTTGCTCTCGTAAAGTTAGAATTCATGTTAAAAGAAATGGAAGCTGTTCATATCATCGCGTCCTATACAGATCCTGTTCAAGCTATACAAGAAGCTCCAGCCTTGGAGCCTGACGTTATTTTTATTGATATTGAAATGCCTGAAGTGAGCGGACTTCAAGCTGCCGCAATTCTACAAGAGGTGTGTCCAAACGCTAATATCGTTTTCGTGACCGCGTATAACCAATATGCAGTGGAAGCCTTTGAGTTAAATGCGATTGATTATATTTTGAAGCCCGTGCGACATGACCGTTTATTCAAAACAGTACAACGCTTGGAGGACAGATTGAAGTTTGCACCAAAAAGCACAGAGGTAGCACATGAACTAACGATTCGTTGTTTTCAATCGCTGCGTTTTGAACGAGGAGGACAACCTTTAAACAATCTCCGTTGGAGAACTTCTAAGGCACAAGAATTGTTTGCTTTCTTGCTTCATAATCGCAATCGATTCGTCAGTAAAGATACCCTGATTGACCTACTATGGCCAGATTTCAACCTTAAAAAGGCTTCTACCCATCTCTACACAACCATTTATCAAGTACGACAATGTTTAAAGCAGAGTGAGGTAGATCTGCATATCAGCAACGTCAGTGGCGGGGAAGGGTATACGCTTGAGACCGGGCCGCTTCTAATCGATGCAGCCCAGTGGGAGCACAACATTCTTGCACTCGAATCCATCGGAGAGGACAATTGTGCAGAACATCAAAGCTTATTTGAGCTTTATTCAGGGGATTATTTTGGAGATTACGATTATTTGTGGGCGGAGGGTGAACGACAACGTCTGCGCACCATTTGGCTACACCATGCTATGGGAATGGCCCAGTTCTATATCGACAACAACAGAGTTCCCGAAGCTGTCACCGTGTATCAAAAGGTAGTACAGCTTCAGCCCTATTTTGAACAAGGACATTTAGGATTAATGAAGGTCTACGACAGTATTGGGGAACGATCAGCAGTGGAAGAACAATATAAGAATCTGACGGAATTATTGAAAGGCGATCTAAGTATTGGTCTTCCGGCCGTTGTTCAAGATTGGTATGAAGAATGGGAACTACATAACCTTAGAATACGCAGCAAGAAATAG
- a CDS encoding aldo/keto reductase: MQYAKLGKSGMKVSRLCLGTMNFGPQTDEQEAFRIMDAALDAGVNFFDTANIYGWGENSGLTETIIGRWFKQGGGRREKVVLATKVYGAMSDKLDGPNDEGGLSSYIIRRHLEGSLQRLQTDHIELYQMHHVDRSVSWDELWGAFELAVNQGKIGYVGSSNFAGWDIAVAQQEAKARGFLGLISEQHKYSLTCRLPELEVLPSSLHHGLGVIPWSPLDGGLLGRNALKKIEGSRSGGNTERVEQYKDQLEAFASLCMELGEPQDNVALAWLLANPAVTAPIIGPRTLEQFESALRSLEIVLDESVLKRLDEIFPGPGGEAPKAYAW; encoded by the coding sequence GTGCAATATGCTAAGCTTGGCAAATCCGGTATGAAGGTCAGTCGGCTATGTCTCGGAACAATGAACTTTGGCCCACAAACAGATGAACAAGAAGCCTTCCGTATTATGGACGCTGCACTCGACGCAGGTGTTAATTTTTTTGATACCGCTAACATTTATGGTTGGGGTGAGAATTCCGGTTTAACAGAAACGATTATTGGTCGTTGGTTTAAGCAAGGTGGTGGGCGACGTGAAAAGGTCGTGTTAGCTACCAAGGTATACGGTGCAATGAGCGATAAGCTCGATGGCCCTAATGATGAGGGTGGACTATCATCTTATATTATACGCCGCCATCTAGAGGGGTCTCTGCAGCGTCTCCAGACCGATCATATTGAATTGTACCAGATGCATCATGTTGACCGTAGTGTCTCTTGGGACGAGCTGTGGGGGGCTTTCGAGCTTGCTGTAAACCAAGGAAAGATTGGTTATGTCGGCTCCAGTAACTTTGCGGGATGGGATATCGCTGTAGCCCAACAAGAAGCGAAGGCACGTGGCTTTTTAGGTTTGATTTCTGAGCAGCATAAATACAGCCTCACCTGTCGCCTTCCTGAACTTGAAGTATTACCCTCCTCTCTCCATCATGGACTAGGCGTTATTCCTTGGAGCCCACTGGATGGAGGTCTTCTTGGACGCAATGCACTTAAGAAAATAGAAGGCAGCCGCAGTGGAGGAAATACTGAGCGCGTAGAGCAATACAAAGATCAGCTTGAGGCTTTTGCAAGCTTATGTATGGAGCTCGGGGAACCACAAGATAATGTAGCACTAGCATGGTTATTAGCCAATCCTGCTGTAACCGCACCAATTATTGGACCACGCACACTAGAGCAATTCGAGAGTGCACTGCGCAGTCTTGAGATTGTGCTAGATGAATCTGTCCTTAAACGTTTAGATGAGATCTTCCCAGGACCGGGCGGAGAAGCTCCTAAAGCTTACGCTTGGTAG
- a CDS encoding glycoside hydrolase family 35 protein, whose amino-acid sequence MATFHYSGSSFYYNDQAIRLISGAIHYFRTLPEHWEDRLIKLKACGFNTVETYVAWNLHEPKKGQHNFEGMADVVRFIELAGDLGLHVIVRPTPYICAEWEFGGLPSWLLADSDMRLRCYHKPFLDHVDAYYDVLLPKLQPLLCTNGGPIIAMQIENEYGSYGNDKRYLTHLKDSMISRGIDVLLFTSDGPEDAMLQGGMVPGVLETVNFGSRPVEAFNKLREYQPEAPIMCMEYWNGWFDHWREEHHTRPAEDVAKVLDEILSLGASVNFYMFHGGTNFGFYNGANGHTFDSYEPTITSYDYDSLLSESGEPTAKYYAVREVISKYVDLGPIELPAPVAKRAYGRVEMKEQTSLTANLNRISAPIHSAYPEPMEKLGQDYGFIHYSTFLTGPRPKDEFFIQDLHDRALVFLNAELTATLDRVEPEVKLEFEVPAEGLHVSILVENLGRVNYGPFMRDCKGITEGVRYGRQFLSEWTTYTLPLTDLSGLQFEGLFRQVEPSFFRSTLVVDEPCDTFLSMEGWTKGVVFINGFNLGRYWNIGPQKTMYVPGPLLKQGDNEIVIFELHSTSDTAVTFVDQPELG is encoded by the coding sequence ATGGCAACTTTTCATTATTCAGGATCTTCCTTTTATTATAACGATCAGGCGATACGGCTTATCTCAGGGGCCATCCATTATTTTCGGACTCTGCCGGAACATTGGGAAGACCGTCTTATCAAATTAAAAGCTTGCGGCTTCAATACGGTTGAAACCTATGTGGCATGGAATTTACACGAGCCGAAGAAAGGCCAACATAATTTTGAAGGTATGGCAGATGTAGTCCGGTTTATTGAATTGGCAGGAGATTTGGGTCTGCATGTCATCGTTCGTCCCACACCTTATATTTGTGCAGAATGGGAATTTGGTGGACTGCCATCTTGGTTGCTAGCTGATTCGGATATGCGTCTTCGATGCTACCATAAGCCATTTCTAGATCATGTAGATGCGTATTATGATGTATTGCTCCCCAAATTACAACCACTGTTATGTACAAATGGTGGCCCGATCATTGCTATGCAGATTGAGAATGAGTACGGAAGTTACGGCAATGACAAGCGCTATTTGACTCATTTAAAAGACAGCATGATTTCCCGTGGGATAGATGTACTACTATTCACTTCCGATGGACCTGAAGACGCGATGTTACAGGGAGGTATGGTCCCAGGTGTGCTAGAGACGGTGAACTTTGGATCACGTCCAGTAGAAGCATTCAACAAGCTCCGTGAATACCAACCAGAGGCTCCAATCATGTGTATGGAATACTGGAACGGTTGGTTTGATCATTGGCGTGAGGAGCATCATACGCGTCCGGCTGAGGATGTAGCGAAGGTATTGGATGAGATACTTAGTTTAGGCGCATCCGTTAATTTCTATATGTTCCATGGCGGAACTAACTTTGGGTTCTACAACGGAGCGAATGGACATACGTTTGACAGCTATGAACCAACAATTACTAGTTATGACTATGATTCCTTACTGAGTGAATCCGGTGAGCCGACAGCTAAATATTATGCAGTTCGTGAAGTGATCTCCAAATATGTAGATCTCGGACCCATTGAGTTACCAGCTCCTGTCGCTAAGAGAGCATATGGGAGAGTAGAGATGAAGGAGCAGACTTCACTTACCGCAAACTTGAATCGTATTTCTGCACCTATTCACTCTGCATACCCTGAACCGATGGAGAAATTGGGTCAGGATTATGGCTTTATTCATTATAGTACGTTCCTTACAGGACCTCGTCCTAAAGATGAGTTCTTCATCCAGGATTTACATGATCGTGCATTAGTCTTTCTGAATGCAGAGCTCACTGCAACCTTAGATCGTGTAGAGCCAGAGGTGAAATTAGAGTTCGAGGTTCCGGCCGAAGGGCTGCATGTTAGTATACTTGTGGAGAATTTAGGACGCGTCAACTATGGTCCTTTTATGAGAGATTGTAAAGGGATTACTGAAGGGGTACGTTATGGACGGCAGTTTCTGTCGGAATGGACGACTTATACGTTGCCATTAACGGATTTATCTGGTCTGCAGTTTGAAGGTTTATTCAGGCAAGTGGAACCTAGTTTCTTCCGCAGCACCTTGGTTGTGGATGAACCTTGTGATACGTTCTTGAGCATGGAAGGATGGACTAAAGGCGTCGTGTTCATTAATGGGTTCAACCTTGGACGCTATTGGAATATCGGACCACAGAAAACAATGTATGTGCCAGGTCCTCTATTGAAACAAGGCGACAATGAGATTGTCATCTTTGAATTGCACAGCACTTCAGATACCGCTGTTACCTTCGTAGATCAACCGGAACTAGGATAA
- a CDS encoding hybrid sensor histidine kinase/response regulator, with amino-acid sequence MTKRKLFLIIVLFLTILTGFRFLWVWASPHAIQPQLVKGVLDLRNKDLNQDKLLTLKGQWEFYPNTLLPTFNKESLNKAPPKKYIQVPDQWNDAIHNGEKSALGYGSYRLRILVDKNEKQSYGILISGVRTSSEIYINGELLGNSGSPSANKEDYVARVLPYSVTFTTDKTEIEIVIHVANYSLAHTGGIFKPILFGNEKTLTHQRIVSIGLQLLLCVVLLLHAVYAAILYTIGPRQKMLIYFFLLVISAITTVLIDDDKLLLHMLPLNYQWSLKLLIISNIMAFIFILLTSKQLMFHNLKIKSVRILTSLSLVHILFILLGPVVHYYESYTLLFFINIFVLSLEVVVLFLKSALKNNDGSIFLLLSILAIINSNHWGLFKNFDLVDVTYYPFDLIIAFLCFATFGFKRYFWNTKQTENLAKSLQRTVTQKDDFLANTSHELKNPLHSIINIAETVLDSERDSLMHQNASNLELLITVGRRMSLLINDLLDQSQLRESNIQLQLRNVPIQSVAVGVLDMLKFLTEGKHITLISEIPDSFPSIVADEKRLIQILFNLLQNAVKYTSVGSVRVHANIHKGVARIHITDTGIGMNEETQLRAFQPYEQGDSSVTAISGGIGLGLSICKQLVELHGGEISVKSSLGKGSTFTFTMPLSDSNIQKFNLEFSTVTEYTDKLSHISLSEFNTTSATSTDGRRPKILAVDDDPVNLKILTSVLSIKDYEMVTVTSGIDALIKLDTDQWDLIITDVMMPQMSGYELTQRIRERFTIAELPILLLTARSQPEDIYTGFVSGANDYVMKPMNAMELRGRVRSLTDLKQSVNERLRLEAAYLQAQIQPHFLFNTLNSISALASFDTQRMGHLIDAFSSYLRLSFNFLNAEPMIPIEHELELVRAYLYIEKERFEDRMTINWELTENLHFQLPPLTIQPLVENAVRHGILSRSKGGTLSISIKELADDIEITIADNGKGMTSEQLQQLLSSQSNVTRGIGFLNTHKRLLRVYAKGLQIKSKEGLGTSVSFIIPSEKRNMNHKNT; translated from the coding sequence ATGACTAAACGAAAACTCTTTCTAATTATCGTGCTATTTCTTACTATACTTACTGGATTTCGCTTCCTATGGGTTTGGGCATCGCCTCATGCCATACAACCACAATTAGTCAAAGGAGTTCTCGATTTACGGAATAAAGACTTAAATCAAGACAAGCTCCTTACCTTAAAAGGCCAATGGGAGTTCTATCCTAATACGCTGCTTCCCACTTTCAATAAAGAATCTCTAAACAAAGCTCCCCCTAAAAAATATATACAAGTCCCGGATCAGTGGAACGATGCCATTCATAATGGCGAAAAGTCTGCTTTAGGCTACGGCTCCTATCGGTTACGGATTCTTGTAGATAAAAACGAAAAGCAGTCTTATGGCATACTCATATCCGGGGTTCGGACTTCTTCGGAAATATATATCAATGGTGAACTACTGGGAAATTCAGGTTCTCCATCTGCCAATAAAGAAGACTATGTTGCTCGTGTATTACCTTACTCCGTAACTTTTACAACGGATAAGACTGAGATTGAAATTGTGATTCATGTAGCCAACTACTCTTTAGCTCATACAGGTGGTATTTTTAAACCCATTTTATTTGGTAACGAAAAAACCTTAACACATCAGCGGATCGTTTCCATAGGCCTTCAACTGTTATTATGTGTAGTACTTCTACTTCATGCAGTCTATGCAGCAATATTATATACCATTGGTCCACGGCAAAAGATGTTGATCTATTTTTTTCTGTTGGTAATTTCCGCTATAACTACAGTACTTATTGATGATGACAAGCTTTTGCTGCATATGCTTCCCTTAAACTACCAATGGAGCTTAAAACTATTAATCATATCTAATATTATGGCTTTTATATTCATCTTACTGACAAGCAAGCAACTAATGTTCCATAATTTAAAAATTAAAAGCGTTCGGATCCTGACCAGCTTATCCTTGGTACATATCCTTTTCATACTGCTCGGTCCCGTTGTCCACTATTACGAATCATATACGCTTCTTTTTTTCATCAATATATTCGTTCTATCATTAGAAGTTGTAGTTCTCTTTCTGAAATCTGCGCTTAAAAACAACGATGGCTCTATTTTTCTATTGCTATCTATCCTAGCCATCATTAACAGCAATCATTGGGGATTGTTCAAAAATTTCGATCTGGTTGACGTTACCTATTATCCTTTCGACCTGATTATTGCCTTTTTATGCTTTGCGACTTTTGGGTTTAAGCGCTATTTCTGGAATACTAAACAGACTGAAAATCTGGCAAAAAGCCTGCAAAGAACCGTTACGCAAAAGGATGATTTCCTAGCTAATACCTCTCACGAGCTGAAAAACCCCCTACATAGCATCATTAATATTGCTGAGACCGTCTTAGACAGTGAGAGAGACTCTTTAATGCATCAGAACGCAAGTAATCTAGAACTGCTAATTACCGTCGGAAGACGTATGTCTTTACTGATAAACGATCTTCTAGATCAATCACAGCTTCGTGAAAGCAACATTCAATTACAGTTAAGAAATGTTCCCATTCAATCCGTAGCTGTTGGCGTACTCGATATGCTCAAGTTCCTAACGGAAGGTAAGCACATTACACTAATCTCGGAGATTCCCGACTCGTTTCCTTCTATTGTGGCAGATGAGAAAAGACTCATTCAGATTTTGTTCAATCTGCTTCAAAATGCTGTGAAATATACGAGTGTAGGCTCAGTTAGGGTCCATGCGAATATTCATAAGGGTGTGGCGCGCATCCATATTACGGATACTGGCATTGGAATGAACGAGGAAACACAGCTTAGAGCCTTCCAACCCTATGAACAGGGTGACTCAAGCGTGACAGCAATAAGTGGTGGAATTGGATTGGGCTTAAGTATTTGTAAACAGTTAGTTGAACTTCACGGTGGAGAGATTAGCGTAAAATCTTCACTTGGCAAAGGCTCTACTTTTACTTTTACTATGCCTCTATCCGATTCAAACATTCAAAAATTCAATTTAGAATTCTCAACAGTGACTGAATACACGGACAAACTATCTCATATTAGTCTATCCGAATTTAACACTACATCTGCTACTTCAACGGATGGAAGAAGACCTAAGATTTTGGCTGTTGACGATGACCCGGTTAATCTGAAAATCCTTACTAGCGTACTGTCCATCAAAGACTATGAAATGGTTACGGTAACCAGTGGAATTGATGCTTTAATAAAACTGGATACTGATCAATGGGATTTAATCATTACAGATGTAATGATGCCCCAGATGTCCGGCTATGAATTAACACAGAGAATTCGTGAACGTTTTACTATAGCTGAGCTTCCTATTCTACTTCTGACCGCACGTAGCCAGCCGGAAGATATCTACACCGGATTTGTTTCGGGCGCGAACGACTATGTAATGAAACCCATGAACGCTATGGAGCTAAGAGGACGGGTACGTTCCTTAACAGACTTAAAACAGTCCGTAAATGAACGGCTTCGTCTGGAAGCAGCATATCTTCAAGCGCAAATACAACCACATTTTTTATTCAACACATTAAATTCTATATCTGCTCTGGCATCTTTTGATACACAGCGTATGGGTCACCTTATTGATGCCTTTAGCTCTTATTTACGCTTAAGCTTTAACTTCTTGAACGCTGAGCCGATGATACCGATTGAACACGAGCTTGAGCTTGTCCGTGCCTATCTGTACATAGAGAAAGAGCGCTTTGAGGACAGGATGACCATCAACTGGGAGTTAACAGAAAATCTACATTTTCAGTTACCTCCCTTGACCATTCAGCCACTCGTTGAAAATGCCGTTAGGCATGGTATATTAAGCCGCTCCAAAGGAGGTACGCTTTCAATATCCATCAAAGAACTAGCTGATGACATCGAGATTACAATCGCTGATAATGGTAAAGGTATGACTTCCGAGCAACTTCAGCAACTGCTGAGCAGTCAGTCTAATGTAACAAGAGGGATTGGATTTCTTAATACACATAAACGCTTGTTACGTGTCTATGCTAAGGGTTTGCAAATTAAAAGCAAGGAAGGGCTAGGTACTTCAGTAAGTTTCATAATCCCTTCTGAAAAAAGAAATATGAATCACAAAAATACCTAG
- a CDS encoding anti-sigma factor family protein: MNCAIVKEWMPHYIDGLLSPDMELSIRLHIQSCPDCAQWLEEAKEMSALWSEMETDSEYQHEQMDFPDLAAGVMAHIEQLETGRRERAVKATSVRRRYAPRTSWMHYAVAACLSFLLLQFGVFENLAYGITEINGHVSNSVTQWFGGFRK, translated from the coding sequence ATGAATTGTGCAATAGTGAAGGAATGGATGCCACATTACATTGACGGCCTACTGTCTCCAGATATGGAGCTGAGTATCCGGTTGCACATACAATCCTGTCCTGATTGCGCGCAGTGGCTGGAGGAAGCTAAGGAAATGTCCGCTCTTTGGTCAGAAATGGAAACGGACAGTGAATATCAGCATGAACAGATGGACTTTCCAGATCTCGCAGCAGGTGTTATGGCCCATATCGAGCAGCTCGAAACAGGACGCAGAGAGCGAGCGGTTAAAGCGACAAGCGTAAGACGTCGCTATGCTCCTAGAACATCTTGGATGCATTATGCGGTGGCTGCCTGCTTGAGCTTCTTATTGTTACAGTTTGGCGTTTTTGAGAATTTGGCTTATGGGATTACTGAGATTAATGGTCATGTGTCGAATTCGGTGACCCAATGGTTTGGTGGTTTTAGAAAATAG
- a CDS encoding RNA polymerase sigma factor, with protein sequence MKEGRKLEEKEWISAVLNGEHQAFGHLVTRYQGMVYRVCVKITGEAESAKDMAQEVFIKAYKALPSFRGQSTFSTWLYRIAYRTCLDWKRANDREWRHRSAADYTENDWVTSQTPEQEVLEQEQSAELGENVNSLAEPYRSVVQLYYFQRNSYQEIAEQKGVSVKTIESQLYRARQMMRRQREELR encoded by the coding sequence GTGAAGGAGGGGAGAAAGCTGGAAGAGAAGGAATGGATTTCTGCTGTGCTGAACGGTGAGCATCAGGCCTTTGGGCATTTGGTGACACGTTATCAAGGCATGGTATACAGAGTGTGCGTCAAGATTACTGGAGAAGCCGAATCGGCCAAAGATATGGCCCAAGAGGTTTTTATAAAAGCATACAAAGCGCTCCCCTCCTTCAGAGGACAATCTACCTTCTCGACATGGCTTTATCGGATAGCCTATCGAACCTGTCTGGACTGGAAACGGGCCAATGATAGGGAGTGGAGGCATCGGAGTGCGGCTGATTACACTGAGAATGATTGGGTAACATCTCAAACACCAGAGCAAGAGGTGCTAGAGCAGGAACAATCAGCTGAGCTGGGTGAGAATGTGAACAGCCTTGCGGAACCGTACCGGTCGGTCGTACAGCTGTACTATTTTCAGCGAAATTCTTATCAAGAGATAGCGGAGCAAAAAGGTGTTTCCGTTAAGACTATCGAATCGCAGCTTTATCGTGCCAGACAGATGATGCGTAGACAAAGGGAGGAATTGCGATGA
- a CDS encoding DUF4097 family beta strand repeat-containing protein — protein sequence MGRWKIGSFTAAIGCIALGVIIVMAQYNMISYEVLGYLWPALLILFGLEMLLRLFIKSDAKSRVSGWAILLIILLVGASSAQSVMAGGSLSSLIGNTHLTPLSGNVEVKDNITTLKIVLPSGKVKVEGIDGSSLDYEGSLLLPGKSQSEAESALEKKWKVKTEGDTLIMELDTDHNWFSNIQFGFNTKSPYLNVSVPSSLAVEVDTSDGSIEAWDLKSGLVVDTSNGVINIHDVAGGVEADTSNGSLTVQNIQGGAQLKSSNGAIILDNIDGALTAKSSNGKITINSAVTGKWKCSSSNGKITVGLPTVSDAKITADTSNGSLKGNVPWDLDGDSFGTAILGKGTYTVDLSTSNGSVTVDTAE from the coding sequence ATGGGGAGATGGAAAATCGGGAGTTTTACTGCAGCTATAGGCTGCATTGCACTTGGTGTCATTATTGTGATGGCTCAGTATAATATGATCAGCTATGAAGTACTTGGTTATTTATGGCCAGCACTGTTGATCTTGTTCGGACTCGAGATGTTGCTAAGATTGTTTATCAAATCCGATGCCAAAAGTCGTGTGAGCGGTTGGGCAATCCTATTGATCATCCTGTTGGTTGGAGCAAGCAGTGCACAGAGCGTAATGGCCGGCGGCTCACTTAGCAGTTTAATCGGGAATACACATTTAACTCCACTAAGCGGCAATGTCGAAGTGAAAGACAATATTACAACGCTGAAAATCGTACTTCCAAGTGGAAAAGTAAAGGTCGAGGGAATAGATGGAAGCTCATTGGATTATGAGGGAAGCTTACTCCTACCTGGAAAATCGCAAAGTGAAGCCGAAAGTGCGTTGGAAAAGAAATGGAAAGTAAAAACTGAGGGAGATACACTGATTATGGAGCTTGATACAGATCATAATTGGTTCTCTAATATTCAGTTTGGATTTAATACTAAAAGTCCTTATTTAAATGTAAGTGTACCTAGCAGCCTTGCTGTTGAGGTAGATACTAGTGACGGGTCAATAGAAGCCTGGGATTTAAAGTCTGGCTTAGTGGTTGATACTAGTAATGGGGTTATAAATATTCATGATGTTGCTGGCGGAGTTGAAGCAGATACCAGCAATGGCTCACTGACTGTTCAGAACATCCAAGGTGGAGCGCAGCTCAAAAGCTCTAATGGTGCGATTATATTGGATAATATAGATGGAGCGTTGACGGCAAAGAGCAGCAACGGCAAGATCACTATTAATTCAGCAGTGACTGGAAAATGGAAATGTTCGTCTAGTAACGGAAAGATTACGGTGGGGTTGCCAACTGTGTCCGATGCGAAGATTACAGCGGATACTAGCAATGGCTCACTGAAGGGGAATGTCCCTTGGGATCTAGACGGGGACAGCTTTGGCACTGCCATTCTTGGTAAAGGAACTTATACTGTGGACCTAAGTACGAGTAATGGAAGTGTAACCGTGGACACAGCTGAATAA
- the leuB gene encoding 3-isopropylmalate dehydrogenase, whose translation MSEVKKIAVIAGDGIGPEVVAEAEKVLKATEEVFGYAFKTEHALFGGIAIDERGTPLPEDTLEICRSADAVLLGAVGGPKWDNNSKELRPETGLLGIRKALGLFSNLRPAVVFDCLKDASTLKPEVLEGTDLMVVRELTGGIYFGDKLRRQGEHGEEAVDTCVYNVMEVERIVRQAFEIAGKRRNKLASVDKANVLETSRLWREVVNKIAPEYPEVEVEHVLVDNCAMQLLRRPASFDVIVTENMFGDILSDEAAMLTGSIGMLASASMGDGNYGLYEPVHGSAPDIAGQGLANPIATILSLALMYRLTFGYEDAAAAIEAAVAEVLDAGHRTSDIAVDKSKAISTSEMGDLIVAAIRKA comes from the coding sequence ATGAGTGAGGTTAAAAAAATCGCCGTAATCGCAGGGGACGGTATTGGACCTGAAGTAGTAGCTGAAGCAGAAAAAGTATTGAAAGCAACGGAAGAAGTATTTGGTTATGCTTTTAAAACGGAGCACGCTCTTTTTGGAGGCATTGCAATAGACGAAAGAGGTACACCGCTGCCGGAAGATACACTGGAAATCTGTCGCAGTGCTGACGCCGTATTACTGGGCGCTGTAGGCGGACCGAAGTGGGATAACAATTCTAAGGAGCTTCGTCCTGAAACCGGATTGCTTGGCATTCGCAAAGCACTTGGATTGTTCTCAAACTTACGTCCAGCAGTCGTATTCGATTGCCTTAAGGACGCTTCGACATTGAAGCCAGAAGTGCTGGAAGGTACCGATCTTATGGTCGTTCGTGAGCTGACTGGTGGGATTTATTTCGGAGATAAACTGCGTCGTCAAGGTGAACATGGTGAAGAAGCAGTGGATACCTGTGTATATAACGTAATGGAAGTGGAACGAATTGTACGTCAGGCTTTTGAGATTGCTGGCAAGCGTCGCAATAAGCTTGCAAGTGTTGATAAAGCGAATGTACTTGAAACTTCACGGTTATGGCGTGAGGTCGTAAATAAGATTGCTCCAGAATATCCTGAGGTAGAGGTTGAGCATGTACTCGTTGATAACTGCGCAATGCAGCTGCTGCGTCGTCCAGCTAGCTTTGATGTTATCGTTACCGAGAACATGTTTGGTGACATTCTGAGCGACGAGGCTGCGATGTTGACAGGCTCTATTGGTATGCTTGCTTCCGCTTCGATGGGCGATGGTAACTACGGTCTCTACGAGCCCGTTCACGGCTCCGCACCTGATATTGCCGGACAAGGACTTGCGAACCCGATTGCAACAATCCTGTCCTTAGCACTAATGTACCGTTTAACCTTTGGTTATGAGGATGCGGCTGCTGCGATAGAGGCTGCAGTAGCTGAAGTATTGGATGCAGGACACCGTACAAGTGATATCGCCGTAGATAAGAGCAAAGCGATCAGTACATCTGAAATGGGCGACCTGATTGTTGCAGCTATCCGCAAAGCATAA